The sequence below is a genomic window from Xyrauchen texanus isolate HMW12.3.18 chromosome 46, RBS_HiC_50CHRs, whole genome shotgun sequence.
ATGACCTCATCCTTTTCATGTGAATGTCGTTTTTACAATTTCTTAGTGAAAAAAGGGACTATGAGGCATTTTGCTTTCAGAGAGATGCTCTGGAGACTTTTGTTAGTGAGACTCAGAGACCTGTCATCAAACATTTAATAGGCCAGCAGTCCCTGAAGACTTCAAGGACATCTGTCTGCAGTCTATCTTGTATCCATGTAACCTTTATCACAATGACCACTCTGAGTTAGTATATTAGATATTGTGAAGTATGCATTGAGTGCTTCTCCTGTAGTTTATGGTTAGACATAAGCTATTATTTGATGTCTGTGCCTCTTTACAGTAATTTAGAATGTGAGCGTGCACATTGTAAGTCATTGCAGACTGTGGCTGTAACTGATAGTGTTGTCGTGGTGATGTGATTTGAACTGCTGCTTGTGTACATGATGAATATGCAAGCACAGCTAATGAGGCTAATGGAGCAGAAAATTAGCTGTATTATTAGACGTTATGTACTGTCTAATACAATAAAatgagaataatatatatatatatatatatatatatatatatatatatatatatatatatatatatatatatatatatatttcacagtaTATTACAAGCCCATAACTGCATCACATATACTATATACCTGCATCCTATATGTACCTGCATCCCTGGATAAACAACTGAGACAAGACAGGAAGGGTGAGCTACTCCCACATCAAAGGCTAGTGTGTGTATTGAAGTATTTGTCAAAGGTAAAAATTGACTAATGGGCATGAAAATTTATAGGTGATTTTTTTTAACACCAGTCCAGCTTGTAAATTACAGagtatttgtttaaaatataggTGACAAAGACTAAGAATAATTACTGCTTATTGGTTGaattaattatttgtaatgtGAATTAGCATGTATGTGGTGGAAAAAACAGCATATAACGCATGTCAATTTACATAGAGTATCATAATGATAACaactgttttttaaatgtaaagtatttATTCAAAATGGTAGTATAAGCTGTACTGCCTTCAATTTATGCTGAAATAATCAAAGATATcacagtattattttttttaaagggatagttcacccaaatgttttattctctcatcatttactcaccctcatgtcatacaagatgtttatggctttcttttttctgctgaaaacaaatggagatttataggagaatatctctgctctgtaggtccatacagagcaagtgaatggtggccagaactttgaagctcaaaaaagcatacAAAGactgcataaaggtaatccacataactccagtggtttactcaatgtcttcagaatcaatatgatagctgtgggtgagaaacagatcaatgttgaagtcctttttttaccacaatctccactttcactttcacattctttagtTTCTTGGTGATTCACAGTTATCCTGCATATCGCTGCCTACTGGTTGTAGCTGGTCaatagtggagatttatagaaaaaaaggacttaaatatttatctgtttctcacccccacctatcgaattgcttcaaaagacatggatttaaccactggagtcacgtggattacttttatgctgcctttatatgcttttttgagcttcaaagttctggtcatcattcacttgcattatatagacctacagagctgaaagaaagtcatacatgtctgggaaggcatgagggtgagtaaataattaaagaatttaacagtaatttttacaatatttttgttttcataaaaataatttaacaatgcaaaaaaatcattattGTCCAAAAATGGTTCtgtttctttaagcaaaataaaatattgaaatgtgaCCTAGACATGTTTTGTGTGAGATTCACACATACTATTGTATGAGTCTTTGACAATTTATCTCCCCAAAAAAATGGGGAATGGAgatataggcctacatttttaaaaagctctaATTAATGTCCACTATGGCACTGGAATTATAGGTATAATTTCCAAACACAtgaataaacaataatttttaatGCTGTATATCTGTTACAAAACACACTACAAACACATTAAATAGACAAATCCTTCTAAATATAGTGTAAATAAAGAAGGAAACATTAGCTCTGCTTCTATGCATGCCCTTTTTAACCAAGAGGAGTAAAATGGAGAAGCTTCACCCATCATAGCTGACAGGATGGTGTCCTCTAGTGGTCAAACTAAAAACTGCAGTGTTGAACTTTTGCCCTTTGTCTACACATATTAAATATATGGATAGAGTCCCTCTTATCCTTAAATGTGTGATGGGTTGTCTTTGAGGCAGCATAGTCGAACAGTTCTCAGTGAGGTATTTAGAGGTCGCATTTAAAAGTGACCCTAAAACACATGATGTTCGTTACAAGACGACCCATGATGATTATTAAAACCAGCTGTTGCTAGCAGGGAGAAGGGTCAGCTCCATTTGATAGAGAGAAAACTAAAGGAACTGTTAGCAAGGGTGAGggcttgtgtgcgtgtgtttattGGGGGGATGTTtggaaaattatcaaaaataatttcatagaagtttgtttgtttttattacaaatattgtGTTGaaatctcttatttatttattccttctataatttaattcaaaatttgttttgtagataatttcagcCTCAAGtgtgctgttttgtttgtttgtttaaataaacattatactgaaaggaatatttcgggttcaatacaagttaaactcaatcaacagcatttgtggcataatgttgattaccaaaaaatgtatatttttctataaaaacagcacaaatcgaggttacagtgaggcacttacaatggaagtgatggggcaatttttttttttttttttttactgtaacccagattttttgcttttttaaagaaaaggagggacaagtcaaaatacatttttgtggatttactcaccctcatgccatatcagatgtgtatgactttctactgctgaacacaaatgaaaatttgtataaaatatctcagctctgtaggtccatacaatggaagtgaatggtggccagaactttgaagctacaaaaagcacagagaggcagcataaacgtaatccgtATGAATCCcgttgttaaatccatgttcgcaaaagaatgcaaattgccaaaacaaaATAAGAGTGTGGACGTTAAAATGAAAGTGgccatttatagtaaaaaggactttaatctgtttttaacccacacctatcatattgcttttgacgacatggatttaaccactggagttgtatggactacttttatgccgcctttatgtgcttttggaacttcaaagttctggccatcattcacttgtattttatggacctacagagttgagatattcttctaaaaatatttgtttgtgttcagcagaagaaagaaagtcatacacacctggtatggcatgagggtgagtaaatgatgagaacaaaaATTCACTGTTTAAAAAGAACCGACTTAAAAGAATGATTCATTTGCAAGTTTTAATACAACTGATGTCTTTTGCTCTTCACTTTCCGTCTTCTCTGTAGTCCCCTTATGAATAATATAACTTAGACCAAACATGCAATAATATCTACCAGTTTAATGATATCTTCAGTGATAAATTTAAGTTTTATAGAGCATAATTTGGGATTACCACAcctaatcttttttcttttttaacaattTGCTTTTTAATACAAAACTGTATTGTTTTGGACTGGCTGCCCCAGAAACTTCAAAGACTTTTCTCCATCATTTGTATGTCTAAAACTACCCATATTTTCTGACTTTGTATGTTGAATCAACTTACAAATGATTTTCATCATTTTCAATTTCCTTTAACCCATATACCACACCTAATGTCACAATTCTCACACAGTATtggaaagacaaacacacatgtgcCTTTGTTTTATACCAAAATGTGTTGAATCAGACTGGCATTTAATTTTCCTAGCATTGGGTTGTTTAGACTGTTGTGGCTTGTGAGTTTCAATAGAAACTGTTTGCCTTCAAAAGTGGGACAACACTCTCTTACTGGTGGGCGTGTTCAAACAGCCCTCTGCTACGCCCACAGTTCTGCTCTGTTTAAAAGGTCAAGAGCGCTTCACATTCATCAGAAAGAAACGCCGGGCTAAGAGTAGAGAGACTGAGTTTGCTTGTTAGAGAGTCTCAGCTATCACGTTTGAAGACGTATTTAATGCAGCATAGAGAACATTCTCACTTACCTGTCTGAATAGACTTACTGGTGAATTCCTCCACTGGAGAACACATATAAAAAGGTAAGCTTTTTAGGTGTTGCCCAATTTTTGGgcatagtttaccccaaaatgttttaattatgtcatcatttactcatgttgtttaaAGTCACCCTCcttttgactttcttctttccttgtgtttcatggaagacagaaagtcatatatattttgaaaagtgagggtgagtaaatgatgacagaatgttttatttttgggtgttcTACCACTTAACTGAATGGACAGTGAATGGAAAGTCCTTGTGCAGACTTATAATTGCCAAACCTTCCACTTTTGCAGAGTTTCAAACCTGACTCCAATCTGAATTCCCATGTGGGTGGTCGAGAAGATCAGAGTGTCGGTGGAAAGAACCAACCTGCCACTTCCCATATCGGAATACAGCTTCAAAATCGGAGACATAATGTTTGGAGACAAGTCGTCCATTGACAAAGCCAAGAAAATCTTGCTATGTCCCAACATCATTACCCCAGACACAATCCCAGAATTCTGCATTCCCCCGAAAATCTCAACACCGCTGGAGGGCAAGAGTACAGAGCAGCTGAGGCTAACTCCGTGTATCCGGGTGTCTCCGTGCGAGAAGGGCAGTCCGAAACGAGAGGTTTCTGCAAGGGAGCTACCCAACAACCATATAATCCAGGTGGAAAGTGTAGACGATGGGCCATATGACAATGGCTGTAGTGATGAAGAAAACACCAACGCTGATCCTCAAAGCCAGGCTGCACTATCTCTGCAACACCTGGCCAAAGCTCAAACCTGTTACGGCTTTTGCACCTTGCTGGAAAGTCCCCACACAAGGAGAAAAGAGTCACTCTTCCACAACGACCCTAATTCCATTGGAATCCCCTTGATTCTTCCCCGAAGCAGGTCCAACACATGTTCCAGATCTTTGGCCACCACCCCAGGCTTTCCCTCTTCCCCATCCCCTTCTTCCTTTAGCCTGAATACTCTGACCTCCAGACTTTCTCCGAAAGGTTTCAGCCTGCACCGACAAGGAACTCTGGACAGTGACACTACTTCCTCAGCTGAATCGTCTCCTTTCAGTTCTCCTTTGCTGAACAGATGCCCAGCAAAACCTTCTCTCCTTAAAGCTCTCAGCCATGAAAAACTGCTCTACCGCAACCTCCGGAAATCTGCTGTGTCCAGGAACAATTCCTTATCGACGGATGAGGGTAGTTCTACAGACAACAGCCCCAACATCATGAGGAGAGCATCTGAGGGGCTTGTAGAACCTCTCCCCTATGGTTTTGGCTTGGCACCTCCTGCTATCTTCCCCATGGACTTGGTTCTGCACCGGGAGAGGGTGATGAAGGAGAATCTGGTTCCTGTAGGCAGGGACGGAACATTGCGGCTGTCGGCAGAATACTGCCCTGAGAACCAGAGACTTCGGGTACGGCTCATTAGTGCGGAAGGCCTGTATGCTTTGTCCGTGGACCCTAAAAGCATTAACTGCAGCATTAGCCTGTCTCTCATGCCCGGAAAAGTCCAGAAACAGCGGAGCACAGTGATCAGGAAGAGCCGCAATCCGATATTCAATGAGGATTTTTTCTTTGATGGTATATCGGAGGATGATCTTTGCCAGAGGACACTCCGATTCAAAGTCGTTAACAAGATGTCCACCATGAAAAGAGACTATACCTTGGGCAACTGTGATCTTCCTCTTACTAGCATTGTCACCTTATAAATCAATCCAAATGGTCTTTCGTAATTTATTGTGTGTTATTATTTAAAGTGCTATTTATTTTCTAAGTTGTTTATCTGCCAAAGACTTCTTTTCtattaaatggcaaaaaagataTCTGTCTTGTGGTCTTTTGTTCTTTAAAGGGAGCATCATATCAGGTACTCTTTTAAGTAATCACTTATACATGATGAGAACAGCAGTGACTATGAATGAAAAGACTTGCAGTCTTACCAGGTTCCTCATTTCCTTTATGGGCTTCATCATTGTCCAGATCGACTCATTTACAGCTGTACTGCGACTGCAAGCACTCttttacacataattacacaaagattttttaataCAACATATAATGTAAATGTTTCCCCAAACATAATTCAAAGCATATTTGAAATCTATgaagaaaacactttaaacaattgCTATTATGGCAGATGAAAATGTTCTTGTTTAGTCAACTGATGCTGCCATTTTAATTACCACCTTTGGCAAAGCATACATCATCTTTAtatatcagatataaataaattttCCATGAAATGAAAAtaggagttttgtggcttttagtccttgACTATTAACTTggaagccatctatatgctaatGTACACCACAAACTTTTAGCAGATGTACACATTGacgatttaaaaatgttcttttacTGGATAACAGACCAAAAACCCCCTAAAACCACCTACAACTGACTAGCATTGGCTGCACCAAAACTTGACAAACAAAAAAAGGGGCAAGGCCTTCAATATTTCCCGCCAAAACTCGTAGAAATAGAAACAAGCCGGTACATattcagattaacatttttattggttgCTCCTCAAGCATGGCACataacaaagcaaaacatttatgTACAGAGTCAACCATAATTCCCCATAAACCCCATTATTTCCCTTCACTTCCCCCCTCCCAATCCGCAACCCCAAACACACAgatcaaaacatttataaatatattaaatatatgtataataaacacacacatctaaTACAATAagtccctctccactgcccctccccgagagccctccaaaaatgtcAAATAGCTGCGCCACTTTGTATCAAACAACTCCCGGTTGCCGCCATcctgcccatctctgtgcaccactcctgaaatgagggcgctccagctgacttccatcccctaaggatgacctgtctgctgatcataacactagctaggacccaattttgtttatgtacttatcccctatattaatgactgccccatcgcctaaaatacagagtctggggcaaaatgaaatttgagtgcccaataaatcacacataaaactctgaaccctcaaccaaggCCGGTTTTCATAGAAGCTCATTCAGCTGTAGAGAAGGCCTGTGAGTGGGGTCTGAATCTAAAGTACCTACAGCTAGGCTATATGTTGTGCTTCCTCATAGCTAAACTTAAAAAGAGTGCTGGGTGATTTAAGACGTCAGTATTCCGAAATGGCTGGGCTTAACAATCACTGATCCTTTCTAGAAGAGGTAAATAATAACAAGCCTACCTCATTATCGGTAGACTGCTGATTGAACAAGAAGTCACCTTCTCTTATTTCCTCTAAGCCTGTTGTTTCCTGCTGACCTTTGCAGGGATTATAAATACGCAGGGTAACTTGAGACGTAGATGGCCATTCACATTAAAAcatctatttaattatttatatttttcaaacaGGCTTGCTGACTAGACCCAGGCTTGCCAACTAGGCAAGCATTTAACGTGAGTAGAAGGAAGGTTCCGATTTTCCATTGATCTAAAACCAGTCAATCCCAATAACTGACTTGGGCCTGtattcacaaaaaatcttaaggccaaaagtagctcctaacatagaaatttaggagcaacttTTAAAAATTAGGGGGCATTCACGTGGAATCACGGCAATCGTTACACGGTGTTTCATGTGGTTGATGGGATGCGCGCTCATTTCATTACATCACCACAGTATGAAAAaatgtctgtcatctgtctgtctgtctgtctaatcatGTATGTATGTTGTTGTCTTTCTTAGCAGACAAAAGTGATTTTCTCTCAACTAATTTCTGTGGGGGATTTTAAAGAGCgagctaataaaatgtgacaTCATCCATAGTAATGAGGTCAACTCCTCCTTACTCTTATCTTAACATTTTCTTACTAAAAATCTCGCAATCGTGACTTTATAATCGTAACTTTATTTCTTATAATTAATGCGGTAAAGTTGGTTGCACATTTACATATTCAGACTGCCTTTTTCAGCAGCTTTCTAATGGTAGATAATGGTGCCTTGACCCCGCACAAAATAATAAttgatatgtatgtatatatatatatatatctcacacaaATGCAAGTTTATTTCTTGTGTAACATAATATCTtgcaattttgactttatatctcacaatttcaactttatatcttgcaagtGTGACTGTATTTCTCAAATTTGCTGAGTTGCTTTGCTTAAGTTGGTTGCACAAATATTCAGACTTCCCTTTTCAATAGATTTCTAGTGGTGGGTTGGAGTCTTAAACCTGCCACaggggaaaataaaaaatgtaatatctcaCAATATCTCGCAACTTTAGATCTTGCAAGTTCGACTTTATTACACATTCAAATATTCAGACAGCCCCCTTTAATAGCTTTCTAACGGTGGATTGAGGTGCCTTGATCCCACCATGCAAAGAAAACTATTATTGTCTGTAGTGAAAGTCggaggaattcaaacgagtgctgTCACACAATATCgcacgaattagccaaatttagaaaagttctAGGATCACACCACAGCCTAAAGCACATGGGGTTTTCATGTGCTTCACTGGCAGAACTGTCACATTTATGCATGTATGAGGAGTGCAGTAATACTGTTCTTCAAAACAAAACAGCGTACATCCTGCTCTGGGATAATATGACCACTCTTATCCACATATGAATATGCAGAAAGAGAGATATTACTGAGAATGAATCAAAGAGGAAAGTCATTCCTcttaacatactgtatacataaaGAGCATACAAATCCATAACCATCAGTATATTCATAAAATATGTAACAGATGGTCATTGGATGACTGTTTGCATCAACTGACGATAAGAGTCATGGTTTATACATAAGTCAATAAATCACAAGTGTGACTAATGTGGGTTGTCCAAATCACAATAGAGAGGCAAAGATATCAGTGACCAAATGATTTTAGATATGAAGtatgcatttttaatgtttactgaattATGAACTAGATTTCTACATTCTCTAAAGAAAATCTTAGCGGTGTTGCTAGGACTTTAgtaggtggttactagggtgttgttAGCTCAAGAAATTGTGATTCGTGACTGAATGTGACAACTGCACAAGTCCTCTATAGAGACACGGTACTAATACTTTATTCACGTTATTCTAATAGGTCTAGTTTaactgtagaagaaagaaagaaagagagagagagagagagagagagagagagagagagagagagagatacctcaTGGTTGCCAGGCAACTCATTTCAGCATGGTTAGGCCTATTCTTGCCATGTCGAGCTCTGCACAGTTAGACACTGTCAACAGCCATCACTGCTATTTGTTCAGGCTTCCAGATGAATTATCTGTTCTTTGCTGTTCCTGCTGTAGAACAGAgaacattttgtaataatttgtcagtaatatttttattatctatTTACATCAAATGAAATCTCTTTGGCTCTACTTActgtaaaaacttttttttaaggtAACCCAAAAAGGTTTTTCATATGTAACATCTAAACTAAATTAAGAAGCCCCTTTATTATTTATAGTAAATGAAtacgttattttatttttatttccttattcattttattatcttCAAATATACTTTTACaagtctttattttttctttctctaaACTATGTGAAGCACTTGAATTACCCTTGTATATGAAATATGCTATATAAACAAACTCGCCTTACcgatttaaattaaatgttttatttaatagcaGGACTGTATCAACATGACTAAATTAGGCTACAccaataaagtatttttatgggtcagatcaggtagaaatagatccttaaaggcatagttaacctaaaaaggaaaattctctcatcaagagaatcaagaagaaagaaagtcatactcatctttGATGGCATACCATCCCAGaagagtatgactttctttcttctgctgaacacaaactatgaTATTTAAAGAATATTCTAGCTCTATttgaccatacaatgcaaatcaacGGTAGCcagaagtttgaagctccaaaaagcatacaaaggcagcataaaagtaatctatatgactctggtggttaaatccatgtcttcagaagcgatatgatatgtccttatgttatttttccctataaatctccactttcactttcacattcttcttttgtttttggcgaataacattctttgtgcatatcgccacctactgggcagggaggagaatttatagtaaaaaataaatattgactgtttctcacccacacctatcatattgcttctgaagatgttTTTagacactggagtcttatggattacttttatactgcctgtatgtgctttttgaaccttcaaagttccggccaccattcacttgcattctatgcaagtgaatggtggcttgCATATTGATAGTTAGTTAGTTTAGAaaggttagttcactcaaaaatacaaattctgtcacatAAGACTTTATTTCTAcgcaacacaaaatgagatgttaagcagaatgacagcatcagtcaccattcacttgatggACAAAAAAATATGCAAAGAAGGTCAATTGCATCCtaggctaacatactgcctaagaTCTCCCTTTGTGCTacacgaaagaaagaaagtcatatggattttttttttcagtggttGTTTCTAACCAAAGGAGACAAGACCATAAAGCTTATTTTGCTAAGGAATATCTGCTGCTTTGAGCTGCGCTAAAGTATCATGAACAGCATCTGTTGCTATTCTGAGTTAGTAAATAGTAAGCTGAAAGCTCTTAGCCTGGTTCTGTTGATGAGCACTATAAAGAAGTGTGGTATGAAAATGCAAATAACTATGACAAATATGAAAGCATTTGGCCAGTAATTAGTTTTAATGAACACACTTCACAACGTTGCCATTGCATGATCCTTTGTTCGTAATGACGTTGTGTGAGAAAGCCTTCTCGCATATTTCCTGGTAGTGACGTACATGCTATCCCCCTCTCACTAGGACAAAAAAAGAGAAGGACTGGGGTTGCCCACCATGTTGTATTGATTGCTCAGGGTTCTTTGTGGAGTGGGTTTTCTCTGTCTGGGTTACCGTCAGCTACTGCACCCACCGCTACCTTTACACATAGATCTGATCTATGTTTATGGCTTAACAGGCCATTGCTAATGTCTGTGTGGGAGCAGATATATCGCCCATTCTTGAATTTCTTGTTGATTCAGCTGACATGCTTGTCTTACAAATGGTGATTTACAGGTGATTCCCACTGCATGTAGACTGCTGATTGCCATATGTTGGATTGTGTTACATATCAAACTGCTGTGCAAAGTTTGTCAGAGTTATCAGTAACTGCATCATTGTAtgttaaaaagaaacattttactaacactttctatgaagcctgtctataaaacaaatatgaaaccTGTTCACTTAactactgtttttttattttgtattttacagcACAGCAGCCATTCAATATAGttattaacattagtttacaTGTCAGGGACTATCTTCTAGTGGAAGATTGGCACTAGGCACTTAATACATTTGTTTAGTAAAATACTTTAATGTTGTAATGAATATTAGTATAGTTTTATTATAACCTTTCTATGAAAGCAATAAGGTGTATTGCATAGATTgcgttattaaaaaaaacattttcctaccatcggagcaagTTAAGCCTATTTTCGGATCTATTTTTGAGCTCTTTGCACAGGACAGGTGTGTTCTACACAAATTGATTGCAGTGGACTGTTGGCCAGCGTTAGACACattttcaatgatatggaaataa
It includes:
- the LOC127638606 gene encoding C2 calcium-dependent domain-containing protein 4C-like translates to MWVVEKIRVSVERTNLPLPISEYSFKIGDIMFGDKSSIDKAKKILLCPNIITPDTIPEFCIPPKISTPLEGKSTEQLRLTPCIRVSPCEKGSPKREVSARELPNNHIIQVESVDDGPYDNGCSDEENTNADPQSQAALSLQHLAKAQTCYGFCTLLESPHTRRKESLFHNDPNSIGIPLILPRSRSNTCSRSLATTPGFPSSPSPSSFSLNTLTSRLSPKGFSLHRQGTLDSDTTSSAESSPFSSPLLNRCPAKPSLLKALSHEKLLYRNLRKSAVSRNNSLSTDEGSSTDNSPNIMRRASEGLVEPLPYGFGLAPPAIFPMDLVLHRERVMKENLVPVGRDGTLRLSAEYCPENQRLRVRLISAEGLYALSVDPKSINCSISLSLMPGKVQKQRSTVIRKSRNPIFNEDFFFDGISEDDLCQRTLRFKVVNKMSTMKRDYTLGNCDLPLTSIVTL